The window CCCCGTCGTGAAGGACGTCGACGGCGACGAGGTGTACCGCGGGCTCGTCAGCCGGGACGACCTCATCGAGCAGCCGGACGAAGACCAGCTCGCGCTGCTGATGCGGGAGGTCCCGACGGTCGGCGCTGACGACGACATCGTCGGCGCCGCGGCCACGATGGTCGCCGAGAGCTCCCGCCGGCTCCCGGTCGTCGACGGCGATCGGATCGTCGGTATCCTCACGGTCACCGACGTGGTGCGGGCGATCGCCCGCGGCAAGATCGACGGTGACACCGAGGTCGGCGGGCTCGCGACCACGGCGGTCAACGCGACCCACACCGAGACCCCGCTGCCGGTCGCCGAGCGGGAGATCGGGCTCGCGAACGTCCCCTACGCGGTCGTACTGGACGACGACGCCGCGATCGCGGGCATGCTCACCGAGGTCGACATCCTCGAAGTCGCCCGCGTCGTCGAGGGCGAGGCGAGCACGGGCGACTCCATCGCCGAGCAGGACTCCGAGTGGTCGTGGGAGGGCATCAAGGCGACCGGCGCGCGCTACCTCCCGACCCGCAACGTGGAGCTCCCGGCCGGGGCGACCCGCCACTTCATGACCGCGGACCTGATCACGGTCAGCCCCACCCGGACGGCGAAGGAGGTCGCCCAGGAGCTCATCAGCAACGACATCGAGCAGGTCCCCCTGGTCAACGGCACCGACCTCGACGGCATCGTGCGCGACGTGGACCTGCTGGAGGGCCTCTAGATGGCCGCGGGCGACCTCGTCGAGCTGGCGAAGCGGCGCGGCTTCTTCTTCGGCTCGAACGGCGCGTACGGGGGGACGGCCGGCTTCTACACGTTCGGTCCGCAGGGCGCGGCGCTGAAGCGGAACTTAGAGGACGCGTGGCGCGACCGGTTCACCATCCGCGAGGGGAACCGCGAGATCGAGGCGCCGACGGTGATGCCCGAGCCCGTCTTCGAGGCCTCAGGTCACCTGGAGGGGTTCGACGACATGCTCGTCGAGTGCGGCGAGTGCGGCGAGTCCCACCGCGCCGACCACCTCGTCGAGGCGGTCACCGACATCGAGGACGCCGAGGCGCTCCCCGGCGACGAGGTCGAGGCCCTCATCGCTGACAACGACATCGCCTGCCCCTCCTGCGGCACCCCGCTCGCGGGCGAGCCGGTCGAGGACTTCAACCTCATGTTCGCGACCGACATCGGGCCGGGCGACGGCCAGCCCGGCTACCTCCGGCCGGAGACCGCGCAGGGGATCTTCGTCGAGTTCCCGCGGCTGAAGGAGTACGCCCGCGGGAACCTCCCGTTCGGGATCACCCAGATCGGCCCCGCCTACCGCAACGAGATCTCGCCGCGCGGCGGGCTCCTCCGCCTGCGCGAGTTCACGCAGGCCGAGCTGGAGCAGTTCATCGACCCGGAGGAGGACGAACCACCGCTGGACCGCGTCCGCGACGTCGGCGTGCGGCTGTACCCGGCGACCGAACAGGAGGCCGAGGACGGCGAGTACGTCGAGACGACGGTCGGCGAGGCGGTCGACGAGGGCGTCATCGGCTCCCCGTGGGTCGGCTACTACCTCGGCGTCGCCAAGGAGTGGTACGAGCGCGTCGGCGTCGACACCGACCGGTTCCGGTTCCGCCAGCACCTCGCGGGCGAGCGCGCCCACTACGCGGCCGACTGCTGGGACGCGGAGAGCGAGGTCGACGGCGACTGGATCGAGATCGCCGGGTTCTCCTACCGCTCCGACTACGACCTCTCGAAGCACGGCGAGTACGGCGACGATTCCTTTACGGTGTTCAAGCGCTACGACGAGCCGAAGACGGTCGAGCGCGCGACGGTCGACCCCGACATGTCGGTCCTCGGCCCCGAGTTCGGCGGCGACGCCGGCGCGGTCGCCGACGCGCTTGAGACGCTCGCCGAGCGCGACCCCGACGCCTTCGACGGCGAGACGGTCTCGGTCGACGTGAACGGGGACACGCGTGAGGTCGACGTCGACGTCGCGAACTTCGCGGTCGAGGAGACCACCGAGAGCGGCGAGCACATCACGCCGCACGTCGTCGAGCCCTCCTTCGGCGTGGGCCGCACCGTCCAGACGCTCCTCGCGCACTCGTACCGCGAGGACGAGGTCGACGACGAGGCCCGGACGTACCTCTCCTTAGAGCCCGAGATCGCGCCGCAGGACGCCGCGGTGTTCCCGCTGGTGACCAACGACGACCGGCTCGTGGAACTCGCGGACCGGGTCGCCGCCGACCTGCGCGCGGCCGGCCTCGCGGTGGCGTACGACGACTCCGGCTCGATCGGGCGGCGCTACCGCCGGCAGGACGAGGTCGGCACGCCGTTCTGCGTCACGGTCGACCGCGACGGGATCGAGGGTGACGGCCCCGACACCGTCACCGTCCGCGAGCGCGACTCGGCGGCGCAGGTCCGGGTCCCCGCCGACGAGTTGGCCGGCGAGCTGGCCGCGCTCCGCGCGGGCGAGTCGTTCGACGCGCTGCTGGACCGGTACGAGACGGTCGAGACCGACGTCGAGACCAGCTGAACCCGTGCCCCTTCCGGCGGCGGAGTGGCGGACCGAGGTGGAGTTCGAGCGGCGGCTGGTCCACTCCGGGGGGACCCTCTACCCGGTGCCGTACCTGCTCGGCTGGTTCACGTGGACGGAGACGCGCTACTTCCTCGTGGCCGCGCTCGCCGTCGTCCTCGCGTTGGAGTTCCTCCGGCTCGTGATCGGCCTCAACCACTGGCTCTACCGGAAGCTCACCCGAGAGTACGAGACCGACGCGCTCGCCGGCTACGCGCTGTACCAAGTGAGCATGACCGGCGCGGTCCTCCTCTTGGAGCCGACGCTCGCGATCCCCGCGATGTGGATGCTCTCCGTGGGCGACCCCGTCAGCGGCGCGCTCGGGGACAACGACGCCACGGAACCGAAGCGGCCCGCCGCGTGGGTCGCGATGTTCCTCGTCTGCTTCGGACTCGCCGTCCCCTTCACCATCCCGACGTTCGGCCCCGACGTGGGCGTCGTCGTCGCGATGGCGGGCGCCGCCCCCGCCGCCGTCGCCGACGGGCTCCCGCCGATGATCCGCGGCGTCGCCGTCGACGACAACCTCACTATCCCGCCCGCCGCCGCCGGCGGGATGCTCCTCGCGCTCGCGGTGTTGGGATAGGTCGTGGGGCGGGTAGCCGCTCGATAACGAGCGAAGGGCGCGGTGGTTATTTATAAATCAACAGTTGTGGTGGCGCGCGCCTCCGAGCGCTCGCTTATAAGCGAGCGCGAGGAGCGCCGCGCGAGGGAGTCGGTCGCCCGGAGCAACGTGGAGGGCGACCGACGAGGTTGGGGAGGCGTGAGGTGCGGTGCTGTGCGGTCAGGGTGGGACTCAAAGGGGCAGCCGTGAGGCGGGCGCAGGCGACGCAAGCACTGGAAGGAGCGAACGAAGTGAGCGACTGAAGCGCGCAGCGAGCGTGCGTCCGCCTCACGGCTGGGGCTTTGAAGGCGTTCACCGTCGATCTGTTATCCCGCACGTACAGCCGAGCGGCTAGGGCTTTGGAAGCGTCTGTCAGAGATTACTAGTCAGCCATTTATAAAGAATCAGTGGCCATTTATAAAGAATCGACCCAGCGATCGTCGGAGACGACGCACACGTAGCTAACAGACCCAACCGAGCCGCAGAGAACCGATTACGGAACGATCGCTTACGTCGCGCGGCGTTCCTTCGCCTTGGGGCGGAGGTTCTTGTAGCCGCACTTGCGGCAGCGCTTCGCGTCGGAAGAGTTGCGAGCGTTACAGCGCATGCAGATCTGCCGGTCGAGGTTGCGGCGTTCCGCGGCGTCGAAGCTGGCCATACGGCTACTGTCGCGGCGACGCTGTAAAAGGTTGCGAGACGCGGCGGCGGATCGGCGACCCGCTCCGCCGCCGTTTCGGGCGTGCGTGCCGAGCCTCAGGCGCCGGCCTCGGACAGCGCGGCCTCGATGTCCTCGCGCTGGGTGACGCCGACGAATCGGTCCACGACGCCGTCGTCGTTCTCGATGATCAGCGTCGGGAGCGAGCGTACCTGATACTGGTTGGCGACGTCCTGCTCCTCGTCGACGTTCACCTTCTGGAGCTCGAAGGCGTCGCCGAGGTCCTCCTGGATCTCCTCCAGGATCGGGTCCTGCGTCTTACACGGGCCGCACCAGTCAGCGTGAAAATCCAGCAGTCGAACAGTCATTATCCGGGCGATTCTACCGTCGGACCGCGCATAAGGGTTTCCCACTCGGCGATACGCGGGGGCTGTCGGTCTCGGGTCGCCGACCGCGGCCGCGGCTCGTCGACCGCGAGCGAAACGTTTAGAACGACGCGCGGACCACGCTCGGGTATGAGCAGTGGTTCCAACTCCGGCGGGCTGATGTCCAGTGCGGGACTGGTCCGCTACTTCGACAACGAGGACCGGAACGCGATCTCGATGAGCCCCAAGACCGTCCTCGCGTTCTGCGTCCTCTTCGGCGTCTTCGTGCAGGTCCTCTCGCTGACCGTCGCGTAACGGTCCGACCCCCGTTCGAACGCTCTCCGCCCACCGACCGGTAGCGCGCCCTTTTTGCCCGTCCCCGACCGAGTCGATCACATGAAAGCAGGCGTCATCGCCGTGCAGGGCGACGTGGCCGAGCACGCCGCCGCCGTCCGGAACGCCGCGGCCGCCCACGACGAACCCGCGGAGGTCGTCGAGGTCCGCGACGCCGGGATCGTGCCCGACTGCGACGTCCTCCTCATGCCGGGCGGGGAGTCGACCACCATCTCGCGGCTGATCCACCGAGAGGGGATCGCCGCGGAGATCCGCGACCACGTCGCGAGCGGGAAGCCCGTGCTCGCCACCTGCGCCGGGCTCATCGTCTGCTCGCGGGACGCGAAGGACGACCGGGTCGACGCGCTCGGGCTCGTCGACGCCTCCGTCGACCGCAACGCCTTCGGCCGACAGAAGGACTCCTTCGAGGCGAAGATCCCGGTGACCGGGCTCGACGACCCGTTCCACGCCGTGTTCATCCGCGCGCCGCTCATCGACGAGGTCGGCGCGGACGTCGAGGTGCTCGCGACCGTCGACGGCCGCCCGGTCGCGGTGCGCGACGGGCCCGTCGTCGCCACCGCGTTCCACCCGGAGCTCACCGACGACCCGCGGATCCACGACCTCGCCTTCTTCCCCCAGCGCGAGGTGATCGCGTGAGCGACCCCGAAGCGGGACGCGACGAGGCGGGCAGAATCGAAGAGACGGGCGGAAGCGGCGAGGCCGTCCTCGACGAGCTGTTCGCCACCATCGAGTCGCGCAAGGCGGAGCTCCCCGAGGGGTCGTACACCGCCTCGCTGTTCACCCACGAGAAGGGCGAGAACGCCGTCTTAGAGAAGATCGGCGAGGAGTCGACCGAGGCCATCCTCGCGGCGAAGGACGACGACCTCGAGGAGCTCACCGCCGAGAGCGCCGACCTTGTCTACCACCTCCTGGTGCTGCTCGCGATGAAGGACCTCGACCTCGAGGACCTCCGCGGCGAGCTCCGCGATCGGTTCTGACTAAAACACTATATAGCTCACGCGGAAACGGACTTACCCGACCGAGAGGTGACTCAGTATCCTTCGTATTGAATTCCGGACGTCGCTCTCGGGCGTCATCGGCGAGATCGCCGAACGCGTCCCCGACGTGCGGTCGATCAACTTCGAGAACGCCTTCTACGCGGACGACGGCGACTGGATCGAGTCGCTGCTCGTCGCGTCAGCGTCGCCGTTCGACCCCGAAGCGGCGTTGGCGGACCTCTCTCGCGTCGAACTGTTCCACTGCGAGCAGGTGGTGGACGGATCGACGGAGCCGACCTATCGGCTGACCGTCGTCGCACACGAACCCTACCCGTTCCTCCTCGGCGTCGTGCTGCGTGAGAACGCGATCCCGAACCGGTTGGAGTTCCTGAACGGTCACCTCCGCGGAGTCGTCACGGTCACCGAGTGGGAGTCGTTCCGGACGCTCGCGGACAGGATCCAGGAGCAGTTCGGCGAGTTCGAGCTCCTGAGCGTGAACCAGGTCGAGACGACCGGCGAACCGCTCGGAAGCGGACAGCTCGGACGAGCCCTGCGGAACGAGCTCTCGCCCGAACAGCTGACCGTGCTGCGGACCGCCCATCGGATGGGGTACTTCGACGCGCCGCGGCGAGTGTCGGCGGACGAGATCGCCGCCGAGCTCGACATCGCGCAGTCGACGCTCAGCGAGCGGCTGCGACTCGCAGAGAAGCGGCTGTTCGATCTCGTCTTCTCCGTCCCCGACGAGTCGTCGACCGACGCCGCCGACAGATAGCTAGCGACCGGGGACTCGGAATCGAAACTGCGCGACCGCTCTCGATCGGCGGAGACGGTGAACCCGCCGCGATCGGCCTCGGATCTCGTATCCCTAATAAAGAATGATGAATATTGTGCGGTATCGGGGGTAGGTACAACGGAGTTACGGGGATACGTACGGGTGGAATGTCGCAAGACAAGAGCTTCGAGATCGAGACAGGCACGAAATCACGGCGGCGGTTCATCCAGATCGCCGGCGCGGCCGGGATGGCGGGGATAGCCGGCTGTGGCGGTGACGGCGGCGACGGCGGCGACGGCGGCGACGGCAGTGACGGGAGCGACGGCAGCGACGGCAGCGACGGCGGAGGCGGCGGCGCGGCGTCGATCGAGACGCAGTTCTGGGAGGAGTGGCCGGTCGAGTCGAAGGGGTCCGACGTCAACGACGAGGCGATCCAGTTCGAGTACACCGCGGTCGAGGGGGAGACCGTCCCCCAGGTGGACACCCACTTCGCGCAGGCCGAGACCCCGTGGATGCGGGAGTTCGCGCTCCTCGTCCAGCAGTCGATGAACGACATCGGCGTCGGCGTCAACCTGATCAACGTCCAGCCGAGCACCCGGTACGGGGAGTTCTGGCGGGCCGACATCGGGCATCCGGTGCCGATAACGATGAACCTCCACGGGCCGGACCCACAGCGCGGGCTCGACCCGAACCCGTTCCTGATGCGGGCGCACCCGGAGACGGGCGGGAACTACTACAACTACAAGAACGACGAGGTCACGGAGCTGTTAGACGAGCAGGCGTCGACGATCGGCGACACGGAGGCGCGCGCCGAGATCTGCCACGAGATCCAGCGCAAACTCAACGAGGACGCCTACCTCATCGCGGCGAACTTCCCGGAGGTCATCACGGTGGCCAACACCGCCGACTGGGAGGGGTACGTGCCGACCCCCGGCAACGGGACCACGCGCGACTCGTTCATCTGGACGCAGGTCAACCTCCAGCCGCAGGGCGACTCGACGACCTGGGTGAAGGGGGTCACCTCGGGGATGCAGGGGACGAACCTCCCGTTCTCCAGCGGCGGTCAGGAGGAGAAACGGCTCCTGAACGTCTACGACGGGCTCTTCGACGCCTCGCCGCAGCTCGAGATCGTCCCCGCCCTGGCGACGAACGCCGACGTCGTCGACGACACCACCGTCGAGATGGACCTCAGAGAGGGCGTCGAGTGGCACGACGGCGAGTCGTTCGGCCCGAGCGACGTGAAGTTCAGCGTCGAGTTCTACAAGGAGCACAACGCGCCCCAGCAGGCCGCATTCATCCGGACGATCGACTCCGTGGAGGTGCTCTCGGAGACCGGCGGCGGCCGCGTCCGGTTCAACCTCACGGAGCCGGACGCCGCGTTCCTTACCCAGCGGGTCGTCCGCAGCGCCATCATCCCCGAGCACCGCTGGTCGGACGTCGACAGCCCGAGCGAGTACAACCCCGAGAACCCGGTCGGGACCGGGCCGTTCTCGTTCGTCAACTGGGAGCAGGGGGCGGAGCTCCGCTTAGAAAAGCACGAGAACAACTGGATGTGGGACGACGACGTCCGCGAGGAGCTGCTCGGGGAGTACTTCGTCCCCGGCGACGGGATCGACGAGATGGTCCACGCCAACGTCGGGAACGTCTCCACGCTCATCGGCGCGATGCAGTCCGGCGACATCGACGCCATCGGGACGACGGTCTCGAACGCGCAGGCCGACCGCGCGGCGAACCCGAGCGGCGTCGAGAAGCAGACGTCGCGGAACTACGTCCCCACGGACGTCCACCTCAGTCACCTCGTCCCGCTGTTCCGGGACAAGACGTTCCGCGTGGCGCTGTCGCACGCCTTCGACAAGGAGGGGTTCGTCGAGAACACGCTCGGCGGTCGCGGCGAGGCGATCGAGGGGCAGAACCTGATCACGCCGCTTTTGACCCCCTACCACGGCGAGACCGAGCCGTACGAGTACGACGTCGACGCCGCTCGAACGATGCTCCAAGAGGCCGGGTACACGTTCGACGGCGACGACAACCTCGTCTGGCCGGAGGGCGACGCGTGGGACGCCTTCGCCGAGCGCGTCGAGAACGGGCACGCGTCCCGCGCTGACCTCGACCAGCCGGACTTCTCGTAGAGGACCTCCAACTATCCATGAGTTTTCGACGATTTTTAATAAAGCGCACCATCATCGCGGCGTTGCTGACCCTGATCGCCGTCAGTATCATCTTCGCCACGCTGCGCCTGCTGCCCGCCGACCCGTTCAGCGCGCTCGTGGCGTCGGGGTCGTTGACGCCGGAGGAGGTCGAACAGATACGGGCGATGTACGGGCTCGACGACCCGATATACGTCCAGTACCTCAGGTACGTCCAGAACCTGTTCACGTTCGAGTTCGGGATCTCGCTCACCCAGCAGCGGCCGGTCGGCGAGATCATCATCCCCGCGCTGGTCAACACGCTCGTGCTCCTGCTGCCGGCGCTCGTCGCGACCGCGATAGTCAGCTCCCTCGCCGGGATGTACGCCGGCTGGAACCGCGGGTCGTGGTTCGAGCAGTCGAGCATCGTCGTGACCACGGTCTTCCGGGCGACGCCGATCTTCGTGACGGGGATCTTCCTGCTCATCATCTTCTCGTACGGGTTGGGGTGGCTGCCCGCCTTCGGGATGCGGAGCTCGCTGGCCAACCCCGACGGGTACGTCGAGACGTTCGTCTCGGTTGACTTCCTGCGACACTACATCCTCCCGTTCACCGCGACGGTGCTGTTCTACAGCGGCGACTTCCTGATGCTCGCGCGCAACTCGGTCGTCGAGCGGAAGGGGTCGGAGTTCCTCATGCTCCACCGCGCGAAGGGGCTCTCTGAGATGGCGCAGCTGGGCCGGGCGGGGCGGAACTCGCTGCTCCCGCTCGTCACCTACTTCGCGCTCCGGACGGGGATGCTGTTCCAGGGAGTGATCACCTTGGAGGTGGTCTTCGCGTGGCCTGGGATCGGTCGCGCGCTCGTTCAGGCGATCCTCAACCAAGACTACCCGACCGTCCAGGCGGCGGTGTTCATCATGGCGCTCGCGGTCATCGTGATGAACCTCACCGCCGACCTGGCGTACGCGAAACTGGACCCGACGGTCGAGGCAGGTGACGTCTAATGTCAGGATACACCATCGACACCGACACGGCGAGGGAACGGATCCGCTCCGAGCTCGAGCGAGCGGGACGCACGCTGCGCTTCGTGCTGCGCGACAACGCGGCGAAGGCCGGCTTCGCCGTCATCGTGGTCTTCGGGTTCCTCGGCGTCTTCGGCCCGTACCTCGCCCCGTACCACCCGATCGAGGACACGCTCCAGCAGGGCGGGTCGATGATGCGGCTCCAACCCCCCGGCGGGAAGGCCCTGTTCGGAACGACGTCGTTCGGAAAAGACGTGTTGAGCCAGTTCCTCGCCGGCGCGCGGCCGACGCTGATCGTCGGCCTGTTCGGCGGCGTCGGGACGGGCGTCCTCGGCTTCCTGGTCGGGCTCACGAGCGGCTACTTCGGCGGCCGCGTCGACGAGTTCCTGATGCGGCTGACCGACCTCACCTTCGCGCTCCCGTTCCTGCCGATGGCGCTGGTGATCCTCTCGTTCGTGACGCCGAGCGTCTGGCTCATCACCGCCGTGCTCGTCGTCTTCCTGTGGAAGATGCCGGCGCGGGTCATCCGCTCGGAGGTGATGACGGTCAAGGAGCGGACGTTCGTCAAGTCGGCCCGCGCCAGGGGCGCCGGCCACATGCGGACGATGTTCCTCCACGTGGCGCCGAACGTCCTCGGGATCGGGTTCCTCTACACCGCGTACGCCGTCGGCTGGTCGATCGTCGCCGGGGCCTCGCTCGCGTTCCTCGGCTTCGGCGACCCGACGACGACCTCCTGGGGGCGGATGCTCCAGCAGGTGTTCCGGTCGGGCGCGATCCGCGTCGCATGGTGGTGGGTGCTGCCGCCGGCCATCGGTATCGGCGCCGTCACGACGGGCGTCTTCCTGGTCGGACGGGCGTTCGAGGAGATAGTTAACCCCGACCTACAGACGGAGCAAGAATGAGTCTACTCGAAATCAACGACGTGAAGATCACGTATCGGATGCCGGGCAACGACGTCCACGCCGTCAACGACGTCTCGTTCTCGATCGACGAGGGGGACAACTACGGGCTCGTCGGCGAGTCCGGCTGCGGGAAGTCCACGCTGGCGAAGTCCGTCCTCGGACTGTTAGACGACAACGGCGAGGTCCGCCGAGGGAGCATCCGGTTCGATGGGCGGGAGCTGCTCGACCTCTCCGAGCGGGACTGGCAGTCGGTCCGCTGGGAGGACATCGCCTACATCCCGCAGAGCGCGATGGACTCGCTGGACCCGGTGATGACGGTCGGCGCGCAGATCCGACAGGCCATCCGCGAACACCGGGACGTCTCGAAGCGAACGGCGAACGAACGCGTCGCCGAGGTGTTCGAGATGGTCGGTCTTGACCCCGACCGAACCGGGGACTACCCGCACCAGTTCTCCGGCGGGATGCGCCAGCGCGTCACCATCGCGATGGCGCTCGCACTGGACCCCGACCTCCTCATCGCCGACGAGCCGACGACCGGGCTGGACGTCATCGTCCAGGACAAGATCATCGACAAGCTCATGGAGATCCAAGCGGAGATCGGCAGCTCCCTGCTCCTGATCACTCACGACGTGGGCGTCGTCGCCGAGACCTGCGACGAGATGTCGGTGCTGTACGGCGGGAAAGTGATGGAACAGGGCGACACGGACCGGATCTTCAGGGCGCCGACCAACCCCTACACGATCGGGCTGAAGAACGCCTTCCCGGAGGTCGACGAGTTCGACGAGCAGGCCATCTCGATCCCCGGATCACTCCCGGATCTCACCCAGGAGCCGACGGGCTGCGTGTTCCGCAACCGGTGTCCCTTCGCCACCGAGGAGTGCGAGCGGAGCCACCCGCCGCTGGCCGAGGTCGGCGGACAGCTGTCCGCCTGTCACTACGCCGACCGGGCCGACGAGATGCGGGAGGAGGCCGCCGACCCCGCAACGTGGGGGATCGACGTCCGCGACGAGAGCGACAGGTCGAGCGGCGTCGGGGATACCATCCTCGAGACGCGGGGGCTCGAGAAGTGGTTCCAACAGCCGCAGGGCATCTTCGACGACCTGCGCGGCGCCGATCCCGACTACGTCAAGGCCGTCAACGGCGTGGACCTCACCGTCCGCGAGGGCGAGATCGTCGGGGTCGCCGGCGAGTCCGGCTGCGGGAAGTCGACGCTGGCGGAGGTGATCGCCGCGCTCCAGGACCGGACTGGCGGCGAGATCCTGATCGAGGGGACGCCGGTCGACGAGCTCCTCGGGAGGAACACGAAGGAGTTCCGCTCGCGGGTGCAGTTCATTTTCCAGGACCCGTTCGACTCGCTGAACCCCCGCCAGCGGGTTCGCGCCGCGGTGTCGGAACCCCTGAAGATCCAGGGCCACGACCGCGAGACGATCGACCGGCGCGTCAGGCAGACCGTCGAGGACGTCGGCCTCGAGCCGGCCGAGAAGTACCTCGACCAGCTCCCGGCCCAGCTGTCGGGCGGGGAGCGCCAGCGCGTCGCGATCGCGCAGGCGCTCGTGCTCGAACCGACGCTCTTGATCTGCGACGAGCCGGCGTCGATGCTCGACGTCTCGCTGAAGGCCAACATTCTCAACATCCTCAGAGAGAAGGCCGACGAGCGCGACATCGGGATCGTCTACATCTCGCACGACCTCGCGAGCCTCACGCAGATCGCCGACCGCCTGGCCGTGATGTACCTCGGTCGGATCGCCGAGATCGGGGCGACGAAAGACGTCGTCACGGACCCGAAACACCCCTACACGGCGTCGCTGCTGGCGGCCTCGCCGAAGACCGACCCCGACGTCGACAGGCAGCGGGTGCTGTTACCGGGGGAGCCGCCGAATCCGGTGAACCTCCCCGACGGGTGCAACTTCGCGCCCCGGTGTCCGAAGGCCGACGAGACGTGTCGCGGCGAGGAGCCGACGCGGTCGACGTTCGCGGACGAGGGGCACGAGGCGGCCTGCTACCACCCGGTAGAGGACGTCGAGTCCGAGCTGTTGGACCGCTACGCCGAGGCCAGAGAGGAGGAGGTCGGCGAGATCGTCGAGGAGGAGCTGACGCTGTAGTCCGCCGCGGCGGCGATCGTCTCGCTTCCGTTTCGGTTTTCACCGCTTCTCCGTTCGAGCCCCGAACCCCGCTCACTCGCTCGTCCGGACCAGCGCGTCGACGGCCAGGGGGCCGTCGGGCGTGACGACGACCGGGTTGAGGTCGAGCTCGGCGACCGCGTCGACCGAGGCCGCCAAGTTCCCGACGTTCACGAGCAGGTCGACGACCGCGTCGACAGAGAGCGGCGCGTCCCCGCGCCGGTCGGTCAGCAGGTCCGCGAGCGCCGTGGCCTCGACAGCGCGGCGCGCGTCGGCGCGCGAGAACGGTGGGACGAGCGTCGCGGTCTCGTCGAGCGCCTCCACGAGGACGCCGCCGGGCCCGACCGTGACCAGCGAGTCGAACACGTCGCCGGAGGCGACGCCGAGGATCGCCTCGACGCCGTCGCCGGCCATCGGCTGGACGAGCACGCCGGCCACGTCGGCCGCGTCGACGCGCGCCAGCGCGGCGTCCGTCACGTCGTCGT is drawn from Halorubrum sp. CBA1229 and contains these coding sequences:
- a CDS encoding CBS domain-containing protein, which produces MNVSDAMTPRSDLVVVEIPGSRNDVLEYIQEYGFSSVPVVKDVDGDEVYRGLVSRDDLIEQPDEDQLALLMREVPTVGADDDIVGAAATMVAESSRRLPVVDGDRIVGILTVTDVVRAIARGKIDGDTEVGGLATTAVNATHTETPLPVAEREIGLANVPYAVVLDDDAAIAGMLTEVDILEVARVVEGEASTGDSIAEQDSEWSWEGIKATGARYLPTRNVELPAGATRHFMTADLITVSPTRTAKEVAQELISNDIEQVPLVNGTDLDGIVRDVDLLEGL
- the glyS gene encoding glycine--tRNA ligase → MAAGDLVELAKRRGFFFGSNGAYGGTAGFYTFGPQGAALKRNLEDAWRDRFTIREGNREIEAPTVMPEPVFEASGHLEGFDDMLVECGECGESHRADHLVEAVTDIEDAEALPGDEVEALIADNDIACPSCGTPLAGEPVEDFNLMFATDIGPGDGQPGYLRPETAQGIFVEFPRLKEYARGNLPFGITQIGPAYRNEISPRGGLLRLREFTQAELEQFIDPEEDEPPLDRVRDVGVRLYPATEQEAEDGEYVETTVGEAVDEGVIGSPWVGYYLGVAKEWYERVGVDTDRFRFRQHLAGERAHYAADCWDAESEVDGDWIEIAGFSYRSDYDLSKHGEYGDDSFTVFKRYDEPKTVERATVDPDMSVLGPEFGGDAGAVADALETLAERDPDAFDGETVSVDVNGDTREVDVDVANFAVEETTESGEHITPHVVEPSFGVGRTVQTLLAHSYREDEVDDEARTYLSLEPEIAPQDAAVFPLVTNDDRLVELADRVAADLRAAGLAVAYDDSGSIGRRYRRQDEVGTPFCVTVDRDGIEGDGPDTVTVRERDSAAQVRVPADELAGELAALRAGESFDALLDRYETVETDVETS
- a CDS encoding dolichol kinase: MPLPAAEWRTEVEFERRLVHSGGTLYPVPYLLGWFTWTETRYFLVAALAVVLALEFLRLVIGLNHWLYRKLTREYETDALAGYALYQVSMTGAVLLLEPTLAIPAMWMLSVGDPVSGALGDNDATEPKRPAAWVAMFLVCFGLAVPFTIPTFGPDVGVVVAMAGAAPAAVADGLPPMIRGVAVDDNLTIPPAAAGGMLLALAVLG
- a CDS encoding 50S ribosomal protein L40e; its protein translation is MASFDAAERRNLDRQICMRCNARNSSDAKRCRKCGYKNLRPKAKERRAT
- a CDS encoding thioredoxin domain-containing protein, whose product is MTVRLLDFHADWCGPCKTQDPILEEIQEDLGDAFELQKVNVDEEQDVANQYQVRSLPTLIIENDDGVVDRFVGVTQREDIEAALSEAGA
- a CDS encoding preprotein translocase subunit Sec61beta; protein product: MSSGSNSGGLMSSAGLVRYFDNEDRNAISMSPKTVLAFCVLFGVFVQVLSLTVA
- the pdxT gene encoding pyridoxal 5'-phosphate synthase glutaminase subunit PdxT, whose translation is MKAGVIAVQGDVAEHAAAVRNAAAAHDEPAEVVEVRDAGIVPDCDVLLMPGGESTTISRLIHREGIAAEIRDHVASGKPVLATCAGLIVCSRDAKDDRVDALGLVDASVDRNAFGRQKDSFEAKIPVTGLDDPFHAVFIRAPLIDEVGADVEVLATVDGRPVAVRDGPVVATAFHPELTDDPRIHDLAFFPQREVIA
- the hisE gene encoding phosphoribosyl-ATP diphosphatase, whose amino-acid sequence is MEETGGSGEAVLDELFATIESRKAELPEGSYTASLFTHEKGENAVLEKIGEESTEAILAAKDDDLEELTAESADLVYHLLVLLAMKDLDLEDLRGELRDRF
- a CDS encoding helix-turn-helix domain-containing protein; protein product: MRSINFENAFYADDGDWIESLLVASASPFDPEAALADLSRVELFHCEQVVDGSTEPTYRLTVVAHEPYPFLLGVVLRENAIPNRLEFLNGHLRGVVTVTEWESFRTLADRIQEQFGEFELLSVNQVETTGEPLGSGQLGRALRNELSPEQLTVLRTAHRMGYFDAPRRVSADEIAAELDIAQSTLSERLRLAEKRLFDLVFSVPDESSTDAADR
- a CDS encoding ABC transporter substrate-binding protein; translation: MSQDKSFEIETGTKSRRRFIQIAGAAGMAGIAGCGGDGGDGGDGGDGSDGSDGSDGSDGGGGGAASIETQFWEEWPVESKGSDVNDEAIQFEYTAVEGETVPQVDTHFAQAETPWMREFALLVQQSMNDIGVGVNLINVQPSTRYGEFWRADIGHPVPITMNLHGPDPQRGLDPNPFLMRAHPETGGNYYNYKNDEVTELLDEQASTIGDTEARAEICHEIQRKLNEDAYLIAANFPEVITVANTADWEGYVPTPGNGTTRDSFIWTQVNLQPQGDSTTWVKGVTSGMQGTNLPFSSGGQEEKRLLNVYDGLFDASPQLEIVPALATNADVVDDTTVEMDLREGVEWHDGESFGPSDVKFSVEFYKEHNAPQQAAFIRTIDSVEVLSETGGGRVRFNLTEPDAAFLTQRVVRSAIIPEHRWSDVDSPSEYNPENPVGTGPFSFVNWEQGAELRLEKHENNWMWDDDVREELLGEYFVPGDGIDEMVHANVGNVSTLIGAMQSGDIDAIGTTVSNAQADRAANPSGVEKQTSRNYVPTDVHLSHLVPLFRDKTFRVALSHAFDKEGFVENTLGGRGEAIEGQNLITPLLTPYHGETEPYEYDVDAARTMLQEAGYTFDGDDNLVWPEGDAWDAFAERVENGHASRADLDQPDFS